The following proteins come from a genomic window of Alosa alosa isolate M-15738 ecotype Scorff River chromosome 2, AALO_Geno_1.1, whole genome shotgun sequence:
- the LOC125290956 gene encoding asialoglycoprotein receptor 1-like, whose protein sequence is MIMANLQSSLDTTVLYSNTDEENGRLKWWKGATLNPVTPCIGHRRLQLFFIISVTIILFLILVVMVPIKFNQQDEMLKELETKADNMALTLNSLPYKLQQKAPHSQEPALKELTEMKSSLTNLRASITSLSSEQHKTADQQNRILTELDLSVTDLSQSLKAASLNTQPSNVHNTEKEDSKIAQMNLDIVDVSHSVNALSTDFHETVKLQESTLNELKAKADNISSFLYSIPSKLQETSGEEKITALNNLTTQILSSIRQMINDDPKSKCPEDWDFFLANCYLFSQKKLSWHDARDSCKSQGASLLTVTKRNEWPYVTKNTMSRNYWIGLTDEITGTWRWVDETPYVMDKRQWRENQPDNWTDHAFGGPEDCAHLSWNGKLNDAHCAQMFTYICKKAAPIS, encoded by the exons ATGATCATGGCAAACTTGCAGTCCAGCCTCGATACAACTGTACTATACAGCAACACGGATGAGGAGAATGGGCGTTTAAAATGGTGGAAAG GTGCAACTTTGAATCCTGTGACTCCCTGCATAGGCCATCGGCGCTTGCAACTGTTTTTTATCATAAGTGTTACCATAATATTATTTCTGATTCTTGTGGTCATGGTGCCAATTAAAT TTAACCAACAGGATGAGATGTTGAAAGAGCTGGAGACAAAAGCAGACAATATGGCCTTGACTTTGAACTCACTGCCATACAAATTACAACAAAAAG CTCCTCATAGTCAGGAACCTGCACTTAAAGAGTTGACAGAGATGAAAAGTTCCCTGACTAATCTGCGAGCCTCTATAACCTCACTCTCATCTGAACAACATAAGACAG CTGACCAGCAGAACAGAATATTGACTGAGTTGGATCTTTCCGTCACCGATCTAAGTCAATCCCTCAAAGCCGCTTCTTTAAACACGCAGCCATCTAATGTTCACAACACAG AAAAAGAGGACAGCAAGATAGCGCAAATGAATCTGGATATTGTTGATGTATCCCATTCTGTAAATGCCCTCTCAACTGATTTTCATGAAACAG TAAAGCTTCAGGAATCCACACTGAATGAGCTGAAGGCTAAAGCAGACAACATCAGCTCTTTCTTATACTCCATCCCTTCAAAACTTCAGGAAACATCAGGAG aGGAAAAAATAACGGCTTTGAACAACTTGACCACTCAGATACTGAGCAGCATCAGACAAATGATTAAcg ATGATCCTAAATCAAAATGCCCGGAGGACTGGGATTTCTTCTTAGCCAACTGCTACTTGTTTTCCCAGAAAAAGCTGTCATGGCATGATGCCAGAGATTCTTGTAAATCACAAGGAGCCTCTCTGCTTACTGTGACAAAACGCAACGAATGG CCCTATGTGACCAAAAATACCATGTCTAGGAATTACTGGATTGGCCTCACTGATGAAATAACAGGCACATGGAGATGGGTAGATGAAACACCTTATGTTATGGACAAAAG GCAATGGAGGGAGAACCAGCCTGATAACTGGACTGACCATGCTTTTGGGGGACCAGAGGACTGTGCACATCTGTCATGGAATGGAAAGCTGAATGATGCCCACTGTGCTCAGATGTTTACTTACATCTGTAAAAAAGCTGCCCCAATTTCTTGA
- the LOC125290883 gene encoding diacylglycerol O-acyltransferase 2-like, producing MEKNSSRKEFIEVISVLQALFTFLFMGLTCLLLMTYLMFTSLWIIPALYFSWEVLDWHTPEQGGRRTAFVRNFRVWKHMRNYFPVKLVKTAELSPSKNYILGCHPHGIVCCGAFTCFGTEACGFKEAFPGVTSCLATLGGLFRIPLFRDYLMALGLYPVSKPSIEHLLTKSGTGNAVVIVVGGAEESLTSSPGVNTVVMKNRKGFVKLALEYGADLVPVYSFGENDLFRQVKFSEGSLGHWFQTIFKKVMGFAPCLFKGERWLLMPYRSPVFTVVGSPISVPKVPSPSQEQVDHYHQLYMEGLTKLFHKHKTSCGLEETQQICIT from the exons atggagaaaaactcaTCCAGGAAAGAGTTTATAGAGGTCATCAGTGTCCTACAGGCCTTATTTACATTCCTCTTCATGG GATTGACATGTCTTCTCTTGATGACATACCTTATGTTTACATCTCTCTGGATTATCCCAGCACTGTACTTTTCCTGGGAAGTCTTGGACTGGCACACACCAGAACAAG GGGGCAGAAGAACTGCATTTGTGCGAAACTTTCGAGTGTGGAAACACATGAGAAATTATTTCCCTGTGAAG TTGGTGAAGACAGCTGAGCTGAGCCCAAGTAAGAACTACATCCTGGGGTGCCACCCCCATGGGATCGTGTGTTGTGGAGCTTTCACCTGTTTTGGTACAGAGGCCTGTGGCTTCAAGGAGGCTTTCCCAGGAGTGACCTCCTGTCTGGCCACCCTGGGGGGACTCTTCCGGATACCACTGTTCAGGGACTATCTCATGGCCTTAG GCCTTTATCCAGTAAGCAAGCCAAGTATTGAGCACCTGTTGACAAAGAGTGGAACTGGGAATGCAGTGGTCATCGTCGTCGGTGGTGCAGAAGAgtccctcacctcctctccagGAGTCAACACTGTAGTCATGAAGAACAGGAAGGGCTTTGTCAAGCTGGCGCTTGAGTATGG AGCTGACCTGGTGCCAGTGTACTCGTTCGGGGAGAACGACCTCTTTAGGCAAGTAAAGTTTTCCGAGGGCAGCCTGGGCCACTGGTTTCAGACCATCTTTAAGAAGGTCATGGGCTTCGCCCCGTGCCTCTTCAAGGGGGAGCGCTGGCTACTGATGCCCTACAGGAGTCCCGTCTTCACCGTCG TGGGAAGTCCCATCTCAGTGCCCAAGGTACCGTCTCCCTCTCAGGAACAGGTTGATCACTATCACCAGCTTTATATGGAAGGCTTAACCAAACTCTTCCACAAGCACAAGACTAGCTGTGGTCTGGAGGAAACCCAGCAGATCTGCATCACTTAA